The Hypanus sabinus isolate sHypSab1 chromosome 31, sHypSab1.hap1, whole genome shotgun sequence genome window below encodes:
- the LOC132383697 gene encoding histone H3 yields the protein MARTKQTARKSTGGKAPRKQLATKAARKSAPATGGVKKPHRYRPGTVALREIRRYQKSTELLIRKLPFQRLVREIAQDFKTDLRFQSSAVMALQEASEAYLVGLFEDTNLCAIHAKRVTIMPKDIQLARRIRGERA from the coding sequence ATGGCCCGCACAAAGCAGACAGCGCGAAAATCAACCGGCGGAAAAGCTCCTCGCAAACAGTTGGCGACCAAAGCGGCGCGGAAGAGCGCTCCTGCCACCGGCGGAGTGAAGAAGCCTCATCGCTACCGACCCGGCACCGTGGCTCTGAGGGAGATCCGGCGCTACCAGAAATCCACCGAGCTGCTCATCCGCAAACTTCCCTTCCAGCGCCTGGTTCGGGAGATCGCTCAGGACTTCAAAACCGATCTGCGTTTCCAGAGCTCGGCCGTCATGGCCCTGCAGGAGGCAAGTGAGGCTTACCTGGTCGGGCTCTTTGAGGACACTAACCTGTGCGCCATCCACGCCAAGCGAGTCACCATTATGCCCAAGGACATCCAGTTGGCTCGCCGCATCCGCGGGGAGCGGGCCTAA
- the LOC132383698 gene encoding histone H1-like, with product MTKTAAAEAAPPAAPAPAIKTPKKKAAARSKPTGPTLGEQIDKIVAGCRDRKGMSGAAIIKALTGSGVDVVKRRPEIKMSIKRKVESGSLVQMKGSDISGSSKSGKGKSAVKVVKKAKKPSAKKSAIKKSPSKKLGAKKTAAKKTGAKKPAAKKIS from the coding sequence ATGACTAAGACAGCAGCCGCCGAAGCGGCTCCTCCAGCCGCACCCGCCCCGGCAATAAAGACTCCCAAGAAGAAGGCGGCTGCCCGGAGCAAACCAACCGGTCCCACGCTGGGCGAACAGATCGATAAGATCGTGGCGGGTTGTCGCGATAGGAAGGGTATGTCCGGTGCGGCCATCATTAAGGCTCTGACCGGCAGCGGTGTCGATGTGGTGAAACGTCGCCCCGAGATCAAGATGAGCATCAAGAGGAAAGTGGAAAGCGGCTCCTTGGTTCAGATGAAGGGCTCGGATATTTCGGGATCCAGTAAATCCGGTAAAGGGAAAAGTGCCgtgaaggtggtgaagaaagcgaagAAGCCATCGGCAAAGAAATCTGCAATCAAGAAATCTCCCAGCAAGAAGCTTGGCGCCAAGAAAACAGCGGCTAAAAAAACGGGAGCTAAGAAACCTGCGGCTAAGAAAATATCTTAA
- the LOC132383696 gene encoding histone H4-like — MRALCFCSVADKPLEIGLCIKVKAELDDERPLSALSVTLTLSPPLPASVSLRVSRAGCKGLGKGGAKRHRKVLRDNIQGITKPAIRRLARRGGVKRISGLIYEETRGVLKVFLENVIRDAVTYTEHAKRKTVTAMDVVYALELQGRTLYGFGR; from the exons ATGCGAGCGctttgtttctgttctgttgcgGATAAACCGTTGGAAATTGGCCTGTGTATTAAAGTCAAGGCGGAGCTGGACGATGAGAGGCCGCTCTCGGCTCTGtccgtcactctgactctgtctcctcccctccccgcctCTGTCTCTCTGCGCGTTTCTCGGGCAG GATGCAAAGGACTGGGGAAAGGCGGAGCCAAGCGGCACCGTAAAGTGCTCCGTGATAACATCCAGGGCATCACCAAACCGGCCATCCGCCGTCTGGCTCGCCGTGGCGGCGTCAAGCGGATCTCGGGTCTGATCTACGAGGAGACCCGCGGggtgctgaaggttttcctggAGAATGTGATCCGGGATGCGGTCACCTACACTGAACACGCCAAGCGCAAGACGGTCACTGCCATGGATGTGGTGTACGCTCTGGAACTCCAGGGCCGCACTCTCTATGGCTTCGGCCGCTGA